A single genomic interval of Staphylococcus hyicus harbors:
- a CDS encoding Arm DNA-binding domain-containing protein, which yields MYVTKRGNKWQYDFRLNGKRHRKSGFKTKKEAIQAMNATYNTLNKGNNLSSDMPFIDFLKTGLKFTKPPI from the coding sequence ATGTATGTAACAAAACGTGGTAATAAATGGCAATATGACTTTAGATTAAACGGAAAACGTCATAGAAAAAGCGGATTTAAAACAAAAAAAGAAGCTATCCAAGCAATGAACGCAACATATAATACGTTGAACAAAGGCAATAATTTATCATCCGATATGCCGTTTATAGACTTTTTGAAAACTGGATTAAAATTCACAAAGCCCCCTATTTAA